A region from the Maridesulfovibrio zosterae DSM 11974 genome encodes:
- a CDS encoding membrane protein, producing MSFSPEVLWSELGWPLIRLILFISLGLLVGNIVEGLRWTRAMGRVATPLIRAGRLKDISGASFALAFFSGVAANSMLSEAYEKGEISDRELVISNLFNSLPTYFLHMPTVFFIAAPFIGSVAFIYVGLTLLAAFVRTGAIVLWGRFSLPEDTCCGNVLSKLKENESASFSDILAKALKRLKRRLPRVIYITIPIYVAFFFLRHYGFFASFQTYLSEHLTFLSWLNPKIFGVIAFSLVAEFTAGLAAAGSLLGAGTLEPRDIVLALMVGNILSTPMRAIRHQLPYYAGIFRSKMAFKLILYNQGLRAVSLVLVGVIYFLVTT from the coding sequence TTGTCTTTTTCTCCTGAAGTTCTTTGGAGCGAACTGGGCTGGCCATTAATCAGGCTAATTTTATTTATCAGTCTAGGACTCTTGGTAGGAAATATTGTAGAGGGGCTGAGGTGGACTAGGGCTATGGGGAGAGTTGCAACCCCGCTTATCAGGGCCGGTAGGCTTAAAGATATAAGCGGGGCGAGTTTTGCTTTGGCCTTTTTTTCAGGCGTGGCCGCAAACTCTATGCTTTCTGAGGCTTATGAAAAAGGTGAAATCTCTGATCGGGAGCTGGTAATTTCAAACCTTTTTAACAGTCTGCCAACCTATTTTCTGCATATGCCCACGGTATTTTTTATCGCTGCTCCGTTTATAGGCAGTGTGGCATTTATTTATGTTGGCCTTACTTTACTTGCTGCTTTCGTAAGGACCGGGGCAATTGTTCTCTGGGGACGGTTTTCACTCCCTGAAGATACCTGCTGTGGCAATGTATTAAGTAAACTTAAAGAGAATGAGTCCGCTTCTTTTAGCGATATATTGGCTAAAGCATTAAAGCGTCTGAAGAGAAGGTTACCTAGAGTCATTTATATTACTATACCTATATATGTAGCTTTTTTCTTTTTGCGACATTATGGTTTTTTTGCTTCTTTTCAGACTTATCTAAGTGAACACCTGACTTTTCTTTCATGGTTAAATCCTAAAATATTTGGCGTAATTGCTTTTAGTCTAGTAGCTGAGTTTACGGCAGGTCTTGCCGCGGCAGGTTCATTACTTGGAGCCGGTACGCTTGAACCTCGCGATATTGTTCTTGCTTTGATGGTAGGTAATATTCTTTCAACCCCTATGCGGGCCATCCGCCACCAACTACCTTATTATGCCGGGATATTCAGAAGTAAGATGGCTTTTAAGCTTATTTTATATAATCAGGGTTTACGGGCTGTAAGTCTGGTTTTGGTAGGAGTTATATATTTTCTTGTGACAACTTGA
- the panB gene encoding 3-methyl-2-oxobutanoate hydroxymethyltransferase, translated as MKKVTAPDILALKGQRKISMVTAYDYPSGQIADEAGVDMILVGDSLGMVVLGYDDTLAVTMDDMLHHTAAVSRGVSRALIVGDMPFMSYQSSVSMAVENAGRFLSRTGARAVKLEGGFPFLEHVRAIVDSGIPVQGHIGLTPQHVARFGGFKAQGKNARSACALVDEALALENAGCFSIVLEAVPSEVAQEIAERLSIPVIGIGAGLHTDGQVLVYHDILGLFDRFVPMFVKKYAQLRGESIAAIKKYVDEVEKCEFPAPANFSNMAESELKLFRTMLKERT; from the coding sequence ATGAAAAAAGTAACAGCACCAGATATCCTGGCCCTTAAAGGGCAGCGCAAAATTTCTATGGTGACCGCCTATGATTATCCTTCAGGGCAGATTGCTGATGAAGCCGGAGTCGACATGATTCTTGTGGGAGATTCACTCGGTATGGTTGTTCTCGGATATGATGATACTTTAGCTGTAACTATGGATGATATGCTGCACCACACAGCAGCTGTTTCGCGTGGTGTAAGCAGGGCACTTATCGTAGGTGATATGCCTTTTATGTCTTATCAGTCATCGGTCTCAATGGCAGTTGAGAATGCGGGCAGGTTTTTAAGTAGAACAGGAGCACGGGCAGTTAAGCTCGAAGGTGGTTTTCCTTTTCTGGAGCATGTCAGGGCTATAGTTGATTCCGGTATCCCTGTGCAGGGCCATATCGGTTTGACACCGCAACATGTGGCACGGTTCGGAGGCTTTAAAGCGCAGGGAAAAAATGCAAGATCAGCTTGCGCTCTTGTTGATGAAGCTCTTGCGTTAGAAAATGCAGGGTGTTTTTCAATTGTTCTTGAAGCTGTACCTAGCGAAGTTGCGCAGGAAATAGCTGAACGCCTGTCAATCCCCGTGATTGGAATCGGGGCAGGACTGCATACAGATGGGCAGGTACTGGTTTATCACGATATTCTGGGGCTTTTTGATCGCTTTGTTCCTATGTTTGTTAAAAAGTATGCACAGCTTCGAGGTGAAAGCATTGCTGCAATCAAGAAGTACGTTGACGAGGTTGAGAAATGTGAATTTCCGGCACCAGCTAATTTCAGCAATATGGCTGAAAGTGAGCTCAAATTGTTCAGGACTATGCTAAAAGAAAGAACTTAG